TTAGTCAAATAAACGCCCAAAAAAACTCTTTGCTTTACGCGGGCACCAGCGACGGCTCTTTTGTTCCTAACAACTCAAATGTTCCCCGCACTGCTTCGCGGAGCACAGTCAGGTCGTTTTGGATGCGCGCCTGTGTGAGCAACCCTTCGTAATAGACGAACAGCATTCTCGCTTTGGCGGGGGCGTCCGGCGCGTTGATCAATCCGGCGGCGTGCGCTTCACGGATCGCCGCTTCAAGATACTTTCGTTTGTAATCGAGGATCTCCTCGATTTTTTTCCTCAAGCGGTCCTCTTGAGTGCTGACCTCGGAACCGAGCGTGAATAGCGGGCAACCGAGCACCCGGCCGCACTTGGCCTTGATTTCAGTCTGAAAACGATAGCCAAAGTCGCAGTAGCTTCGGAGTCGGTCCAACGGCGAAATCGTGGCTGAGAACAGGGAATCCAATTCCGGCCGTTTGCGCTGCCAGTCCTCGTCGATCGCGGCCACAGCCAGGTCGGCCTTCGAGTCGAAGAAATAGTAAAAACTGCCCTTCTTGACGCCCGCCTTCTCACAGATTTGATCGATGGTGGTACTCCCGTAGGAGCCGGTCCAGATCAGTTCCCTGACCGCTTCCATCAATCTTTCTTTGGCATCACTGACACGACCCATAAAATAATTTTCTCTTCAATCCGCGCCCACGCTTTTCGCTGGTGCACGACTAACTTAGCCAATTGGACTAATCAGTCAACTATTTTTTTGGAAGAGTTTTTCAGGCGTGTTCATTCCTTGTACGCTAAGGTGTTAGCTCTCGGCCGGGTTGGTTTGATTGAAGATTGCTCCACTTGTCCCAGGACACGGTCTGATTCGGTGCAAG
The window above is part of the Candidatus Angelobacter sp. genome. Proteins encoded here:
- a CDS encoding TetR/AcrR family transcriptional regulator; amino-acid sequence: MGRVSDAKERLMEAVRELIWTGSYGSTTIDQICEKAGVKKGSFYYFFDSKADLAVAAIDEDWQRKRPELDSLFSATISPLDRLRSYCDFGYRFQTEIKAKCGRVLGCPLFTLGSEVSTQEDRLRKKIEEILDYKRKYLEAAIREAHAAGLINAPDAPAKARMLFVYYEGLLTQARIQNDLTVLREAVRGTFELLGTKEPSLVPA